In one window of Myxococcales bacterium DNA:
- a CDS encoding LemA family protein produces MSIYSRLIILVAGLFVLAAVPGCGYNRLQGMDEEVNAAWAEVQNQYQRRFDLIPNLVETVKGYAAHEADTLKAVTEARAKVGQTQITPEMLSDPAKFQEFQAAQSGLTQALSRLMVVVEKYPDLKANTNFLDLQSQLEGTENRITVARKRYIDAVKEYNKMVRYFPTNLTAKFILHLKTKETFTVENEAAKQAPKVQF; encoded by the coding sequence ATGAGCATTTATTCGCGCCTGATCATCCTGGTCGCCGGCCTGTTCGTTCTCGCCGCGGTTCCCGGCTGCGGCTACAACCGCCTCCAGGGAATGGACGAGGAAGTCAACGCCGCCTGGGCGGAAGTCCAGAACCAATACCAGCGCCGCTTCGACCTGATTCCCAACCTGGTCGAGACCGTCAAGGGGTACGCGGCGCACGAGGCCGACACCCTGAAAGCCGTCACCGAGGCCCGCGCCAAGGTCGGCCAGACCCAGATCACTCCGGAAATGCTTTCGGACCCGGCGAAATTCCAGGAATTTCAAGCCGCGCAATCCGGCCTCACCCAGGCCCTCAGCCGCCTCATGGTCGTGGTCGAAAAATATCCCGACCTCAAGGCCAACACCAACTTCCTCGATCTGCAATCCCAGCTCGAGGGCACCGAAAACCGCATCACCGTCGCCCGCAAGCGCTACATCGACGCGGTCAAGGAATACAACAAGATGGTCCGCTACTTCCCGACCAACCTGACGGCGAAATTCATTCTGCATCTGAAGACGAAAGAAACCTTCACCGTCGAGAACGAAGCGGCCAAGCAAGCCCCGAAAGTCCAGTTCTGA
- a CDS encoding HU family DNA-binding protein, producing the protein MADKKPMTKAQLTTYFAEKFQLPKKTINLFFDELAKLAAGETKKVGAFILPGIGKLTKAKRKARKGRNPATGETIKIPAKIVAKARLSKAFKDAVIPPAK; encoded by the coding sequence ATGGCGGACAAGAAACCCATGACGAAGGCGCAATTGACGACGTACTTCGCCGAAAAGTTCCAACTGCCGAAGAAGACCATCAATTTGTTCTTCGATGAACTGGCCAAACTGGCCGCCGGCGAAACCAAAAAAGTCGGCGCATTCATCCTTCCCGGCATCGGCAAACTGACCAAAGCCAAGCGGAAGGCACGCAAAGGCCGCAACCCGGCAACCGGCGAAACGATTAAAATCCCCGCCAAGATCGTGGCGAAGGCTCGTTTGTCCAAAGCCTTCAAAGATGCCGTGATTCCGCCGGCGAAGTAA
- a CDS encoding TetR/AcrR family transcriptional regulator, whose amino-acid sequence MPKDIFFQLPEVAQDKILMAAAETLRDHGLRYATLKEVAERLNIGAEMVERYFDDEKDLIAAVLGRAIQYFSQTYIEVGKMDQPFWDRVEYLLDVATRRGFQYQAFFEVYKSLSASGLADLTQATFDRFEGRAALFFQNLVLSGVQEGALRDDVDVSTMALHFQLFTRFLLARRYHPMFKARSKNYYPEIPMDDDGDRRLIKRLLISLKWLYSAN is encoded by the coding sequence GTGCCGAAAGACATATTTTTTCAACTGCCGGAAGTCGCCCAGGACAAGATTTTAATGGCGGCGGCCGAGACGTTGCGCGATCATGGCTTGCGCTATGCCACGCTCAAGGAAGTCGCGGAACGGTTGAATATCGGCGCCGAGATGGTCGAGCGGTATTTCGACGACGAGAAGGATCTGATCGCGGCGGTGCTCGGCCGGGCGATTCAGTATTTCAGCCAGACCTACATCGAAGTCGGTAAAATGGACCAGCCGTTTTGGGATCGGGTCGAGTATCTGTTGGATGTCGCGACGCGCCGCGGTTTTCAATACCAGGCGTTTTTCGAGGTTTACAAAAGCCTCAGCGCCAGCGGTTTGGCCGACCTGACGCAGGCGACCTTCGATCGCTTCGAGGGCCGGGCCGCCCTGTTCTTCCAGAACCTGGTGCTTTCCGGCGTGCAGGAAGGCGCGCTGCGCGACGACGTCGATGTTTCCACCATGGCCCTGCATTTTCAGTTGTTCACGCGCTTCCTGCTGGCGCGGCGCTATCACCCGATGTTCAAGGCGCGATCCAAAAATTACTACCCCGAGATTCCCATGGACGACGACGGCGACCGGCGGCTCATCAAGCGCCTGCTGATCAGCCTCAAGTGGCTGTACAGCGCGAACTAG
- a CDS encoding CRTAC1 family protein, translating into MPKWGWLVLMILVSAAFLAACDQGDDDDNNDNDNDDDGSPTDDDDSSSACGDPIKDLYAAQCPENQNRCVGTDFEYRKDDEPFLAKRDFVTGDVEAMQFKFQAPYHLQKIKLHFKEGKGTARIHLYADYLGSVPKYIPWTDFIPTVELMTPVEVEVKKDGGWVTVDVTDQNLLFMPGTKVWVAYEHLSDDGLPLLYYSYADDPYYQCRYYTPDFYAQYGDRWGAIGRYYMIRLEGRHFCEREGDPYFTDVTTAAGIDVTGQHRTAWVDVDGDGLQDIVLTKLDTTNTPNNVFYYRNNGDGTFSNLTVESGLNQVSKSGVTLLADYDNDGDKDLISMVTIDVWASDDDDDDDDDNDDDNDTLALTESVKADDDTHNALFLNDGDGVFTEVTTTTGLEELSYYSSGGFGDYDNDGNLDLYVACWMTNYPYGPYYPDHLFHNEGDGTYADVTDAAGINDEIPLPSYGVTWVDFNNDGRYDVMSCNYGGNDNYVWENQGDGTFKDVARDKNLQRSYPYGGAINFGADFGDYNNDGNLDYIQSAIAHPRYQPSTGTSAFKISGGAPDYVYEDKTDAAGYVPDEGDVDPSFVDYNNDGRLDLFMSSLYSGHYPRLYEQQADGTLADITYWAGVEVHAGTGNAWGDFDGDGDMDLLESFNGDGGGVRLFRNEIGNQNNWLEVKLVGVNANHDAIGARITVTAGDLTQVRYVQGPRGHFGATPMFTQHFGLAQEAVADTIEVQWPGGETETWTGVNADQLIVLTEGSPDVQ; encoded by the coding sequence ATGCCGAAATGGGGTTGGTTGGTCCTGATGATCCTGGTGTCGGCGGCGTTTTTGGCGGCTTGCGACCAAGGCGACGACGACGACAACAACGACAACGACAACGATGACGACGGCAGCCCGACCGACGATGACGATTCGTCGAGCGCCTGCGGCGACCCGATCAAGGATCTGTATGCCGCTCAATGCCCGGAGAATCAGAATCGCTGCGTCGGGACGGACTTCGAGTACCGCAAGGACGACGAGCCGTTTCTCGCCAAACGCGATTTTGTGACCGGCGACGTCGAAGCCATGCAGTTCAAGTTCCAGGCGCCCTACCACCTGCAGAAAATCAAGCTGCACTTCAAGGAAGGCAAGGGCACGGCGCGCATCCACCTGTATGCCGATTACCTGGGTTCGGTGCCGAAGTACATTCCCTGGACCGATTTCATCCCCACGGTCGAACTGATGACGCCTGTCGAGGTCGAGGTGAAAAAGGACGGCGGGTGGGTGACGGTGGACGTCACCGATCAGAACCTGCTGTTCATGCCCGGCACCAAGGTCTGGGTCGCTTACGAACACCTATCGGACGACGGCCTGCCCCTGCTGTACTACAGCTACGCCGACGATCCTTACTATCAATGCCGGTATTACACGCCCGACTTTTACGCGCAGTACGGCGACCGCTGGGGCGCCATCGGCCGCTACTACATGATCCGCCTCGAAGGCCGGCATTTCTGCGAGCGCGAGGGCGATCCGTACTTCACCGACGTCACCACCGCCGCCGGCATCGACGTGACCGGCCAGCACCGCACCGCCTGGGTCGACGTGGACGGCGACGGCCTGCAGGACATCGTGCTGACCAAGCTCGATACCACCAACACGCCGAACAACGTGTTCTATTACCGCAACAACGGCGACGGCACTTTCTCCAACCTGACCGTCGAATCCGGCTTGAATCAGGTGTCGAAGAGCGGCGTGACCCTCCTGGCCGACTACGACAACGACGGCGACAAGGATTTGATCTCCATGGTGACGATCGACGTCTGGGCGAGCGACGACGATGACGACGACGACGACGACAACGACGACGATAACGATACCCTCGCGTTGACGGAATCGGTGAAAGCCGACGACGATACGCACAACGCCCTCTTCCTGAACGACGGCGACGGCGTGTTCACCGAGGTGACCACGACGACGGGTCTGGAGGAGCTGTCGTACTACAGCTCCGGCGGCTTCGGCGACTACGACAACGACGGCAACCTCGACCTCTACGTCGCCTGCTGGATGACCAACTATCCTTACGGGCCCTATTACCCGGACCACCTGTTCCACAACGAAGGCGACGGCACTTATGCCGACGTGACGGATGCCGCCGGCATCAACGACGAGATCCCGCTGCCGAGCTACGGGGTGACCTGGGTCGACTTCAACAACGACGGCCGGTATGACGTGATGTCGTGCAATTACGGCGGCAACGACAACTACGTCTGGGAAAACCAGGGCGACGGCACCTTCAAGGACGTGGCCCGCGACAAGAACCTGCAGCGGTCCTATCCGTACGGCGGCGCGATCAACTTCGGCGCCGATTTCGGCGATTACAACAACGACGGCAACCTCGACTACATCCAGTCGGCGATCGCCCATCCGCGCTACCAGCCGTCCACCGGCACCTCGGCCTTCAAGATCAGCGGCGGCGCGCCGGACTACGTTTACGAGGACAAGACCGACGCCGCGGGTTACGTGCCCGACGAGGGCGACGTCGACCCGAGCTTTGTCGACTACAACAACGACGGGCGGCTCGACCTGTTCATGTCGAGCCTTTATTCCGGCCACTATCCGCGGTTGTACGAGCAACAGGCCGACGGCACGCTGGCGGACATCACCTACTGGGCCGGCGTCGAAGTCCACGCCGGCACCGGCAACGCCTGGGGCGATTTCGACGGCGACGGCGACATGGATCTGCTGGAATCCTTCAACGGCGACGGCGGCGGCGTCCGGCTGTTCCGCAACGAGATCGGCAATCAGAACAACTGGTTGGAAGTCAAGCTGGTGGGCGTCAACGCCAACCACGACGCCATCGGCGCTCGAATCACGGTCACCGCCGGCGACCTGACGCAGGTGCGCTACGTGCAGGGTCCGCGCGGCCATTTCGGCGCCACGCCGATGTTCACCCAGCACTTCGGGTTGGCCCAGGAAGCGGTGGCGGATACGATTGAAGTGCAATGGCCGGGCGGCGAAACCGAGACCTGGACCGGAGTAAATGCCGATCAATTAATTGTTTTAACGGAAGGCAGTCCCGACGTTCAGTAA
- a CDS encoding zinc-binding dehydrogenase, producing the protein MKAIRLPQTGDAELLELIDRPIPDPGPHDLRLRVMAAGVNYADVLVRRGLYQPMPDMPAYPGLEVAGTVDAVGDRVTRFRPGDRVVANVPAGGYAQYALTREAMAAALPDDIDFDLAAGLPVAGMTAYHLTHTVAAPEPGQFVVDYAAAGAVGSVVIGLAKTRGARVIALVGSAEKAARALELGADWAIDYRAETDVPARVRELTAGHGADVIYDSVFGAAAHDDLAMAAPRARIVWYGIAGGLPNSKKLLAAMLRRFTDSPTMSLYHLISSLRFDAARHAAGWPELFAALRSGRARLPLAGVYPLAEAARAHRKLESRATMGKLVLRPWD; encoded by the coding sequence ATGAAAGCGATCCGCTTGCCTCAAACGGGCGACGCCGAACTGTTGGAACTGATCGACCGGCCGATCCCCGACCCGGGACCGCACGATCTACGCCTGCGCGTCATGGCCGCCGGCGTCAATTACGCCGACGTCCTGGTGCGGCGCGGCCTCTACCAACCGATGCCGGACATGCCCGCCTACCCGGGCCTCGAGGTCGCGGGAACGGTCGATGCCGTCGGCGACCGGGTGACGCGCTTTCGCCCCGGCGACCGCGTGGTCGCCAACGTCCCGGCCGGCGGCTATGCGCAATACGCCCTGACCCGGGAGGCGATGGCCGCCGCGCTACCGGACGATATCGACTTCGACCTCGCGGCCGGCCTGCCGGTCGCCGGCATGACCGCCTATCACCTGACGCACACCGTGGCGGCGCCGGAGCCGGGACAGTTCGTCGTCGATTATGCCGCCGCCGGCGCGGTGGGCAGCGTGGTGATCGGCCTGGCCAAAACGCGCGGCGCCCGGGTGATCGCCTTGGTCGGATCGGCGGAAAAAGCGGCGCGGGCCCTGGAACTGGGCGCCGACTGGGCGATCGATTATCGCGCCGAGACCGACGTGCCGGCGCGGGTACGCGAGTTGACCGCCGGGCACGGCGCGGACGTGATCTACGATTCGGTTTTCGGCGCGGCGGCCCACGACGACCTGGCGATGGCGGCGCCCCGCGCGCGGATCGTCTGGTACGGCATCGCCGGTGGTTTGCCCAACTCGAAAAAGCTGCTGGCCGCGATGCTGCGCCGCTTTACGGATTCACCGACGATGTCGCTCTATCATTTGATTTCCTCGCTGCGCTTCGACGCCGCCCGCCACGCCGCGGGCTGGCCGGAACTCTTCGCCGCCCTGCGGTCCGGGCGGGCGCGCCTGCCGCTCGCCGGCGTCTATCCGCTGGCCGAGGCGGCGCGCGCCCATCGCAAGTTGGAAAGCCGGGCGACGATGGGCAAACTGGTGCTGCGGCCGTGGGACTGA
- a CDS encoding aminotransferase class III-fold pyridoxal phosphate-dependent enzyme, whose translation MATKKTKTTAAGQRPAPSFEKSREYFLRAAKVIPGAIYGHQSPALTVPGSYPFYATHGQGCYYWDPDGNKYIDYMCAYGPMVNGYANPVVEKAAHEQLNNGNCFNHPSPVMVELAEFLVDLIPFADWAVFAKNGSDVTTWATLVAREVTGRKKIVACRGEYHGAHAWCTPGHGGIIEEDRVNMLYYTWNNLEELRQLFENNKDQIAGVIMTPFHHPAFGDLELPAPGFWEGVRKLCDQNGTVLILDDVRCGFRLDVRGSNYYFGFEPDIACYCKAIANGYPLSAAVGRNFLKNAAANVFLTGSYWASSAPMAAALANVALLKKIDGPKKMLHLGDLLMKGLVERGKTFGYEMVATGPGSIPFIRFGNESNFMRQQVFCAEMTKRGHFFHPHHNWFLSTAHEESDIEETLAAAEEVFPLVKKQFND comes from the coding sequence ATGGCAACCAAAAAGACCAAAACGACGGCGGCCGGCCAGCGCCCGGCGCCGAGCTTCGAAAAAAGCCGCGAATATTTCCTGCGGGCGGCCAAAGTGATTCCGGGCGCGATTTACGGCCACCAGAGCCCGGCCCTGACCGTCCCCGGTTCGTATCCGTTTTACGCCACCCACGGCCAAGGCTGCTATTATTGGGATCCGGACGGCAACAAATACATCGACTACATGTGCGCCTACGGCCCGATGGTCAACGGCTATGCCAACCCCGTGGTCGAAAAAGCCGCCCACGAGCAGCTCAATAACGGCAATTGCTTCAATCACCCCAGCCCCGTCATGGTGGAACTGGCCGAGTTCCTGGTCGACTTGATTCCCTTCGCCGATTGGGCCGTGTTCGCCAAAAACGGCAGCGACGTCACCACCTGGGCGACGCTCGTCGCCCGCGAGGTCACCGGCCGCAAGAAGATCGTCGCCTGCCGCGGCGAGTATCACGGCGCCCATGCCTGGTGCACCCCCGGCCACGGCGGCATCATCGAGGAAGACCGGGTCAACATGCTGTATTACACCTGGAACAACCTCGAGGAACTGCGCCAGCTGTTCGAAAACAACAAGGATCAGATCGCCGGCGTGATCATGACGCCCTTCCACCACCCGGCCTTCGGCGACCTGGAATTGCCTGCCCCCGGCTTCTGGGAAGGCGTCCGCAAATTGTGCGACCAGAACGGCACCGTGCTGATTCTCGACGACGTGCGTTGCGGTTTCCGCCTCGACGTGCGCGGCAGCAACTATTACTTCGGCTTCGAGCCGGATATCGCCTGCTATTGCAAGGCGATCGCCAACGGCTATCCGCTCTCGGCCGCCGTCGGCCGCAATTTCCTGAAAAACGCCGCGGCCAACGTCTTTTTGACCGGCTCCTACTGGGCCAGTTCCGCCCCGATGGCCGCCGCGCTGGCCAACGTGGCGTTGCTCAAGAAAATCGACGGCCCGAAAAAAATGCTGCACCTGGGCGATCTGCTGATGAAGGGCCTGGTCGAACGCGGCAAGACCTTCGGTTACGAAATGGTCGCCACCGGCCCGGGCTCGATCCCATTCATTCGCTTCGGCAACGAAAGCAATTTCATGCGCCAGCAGGTCTTCTGCGCCGAAATGACCAAGCGCGGTCATTTCTTCCACCCGCATCACAACTGGTTCCTGTCCACCGCCCACGAGGAAAGCGACATCGAGGAAACCCTCGCGGCCGCGGAGGAAGTGTTCCCGCTGGTGAAGAAACAGTTCAACGATTAG
- a CDS encoding AI-2E family transporter, whose amino-acid sequence MAEIKATPENKSPDLLDSLDVTGRFRVRSETDWEQRPNSLLERHPFAFGYLAFAGLMVLIFATHLTTFVGALLFLYLISDFLTNDVRRYARFLPKALLFSLLYFAVIAVFTVLSYKVIPGFVRQLPQLAEELQQQAISQFDYANSRWNLTDYVDPQEVQGAIVTGTTKTLGWLGKYFSSFYKGFIFFIFALVINLLLYHQIEKIDEVFDRKPGSLMNFFYNFIKARVRVFYFYFKRVMGGQIIISAINTCISAVVIFSLALPHPIVLLTLVFFFGLFPVVGNLVSNTILTITAFVTIGLWGALVCLGLLVGIHKLEYFLNSKIIGEIVHLPMVITLTALVVCEVLLGIIGLILAIPIVLFIRHEMERIPGVPPITRIDPR is encoded by the coding sequence ATGGCGGAAATAAAAGCGACACCCGAAAACAAAAGCCCGGATCTGCTGGATTCCCTGGACGTCACCGGCCGTTTTCGCGTCCGGTCGGAAACCGACTGGGAGCAGCGGCCCAACAGCTTGCTGGAACGACATCCGTTCGCCTTCGGCTACCTGGCGTTCGCCGGACTGATGGTGCTGATCTTCGCGACCCACCTGACGACCTTCGTCGGCGCCCTGCTTTTTCTCTACCTGATCTCCGATTTTCTGACCAACGATGTGCGCCGGTATGCGCGTTTTCTGCCCAAGGCGTTGCTGTTTTCCCTGTTGTATTTCGCGGTGATCGCGGTTTTCACCGTACTTTCCTACAAGGTGATCCCGGGATTCGTGCGGCAGTTGCCCCAACTGGCGGAAGAACTGCAACAGCAGGCCATCAGCCAGTTCGACTACGCCAACTCGCGGTGGAACCTGACCGATTACGTCGATCCCCAGGAAGTGCAAGGTGCCATCGTCACCGGCACCACCAAGACCCTCGGCTGGCTCGGCAAGTATTTTTCATCGTTTTATAAAGGCTTTATCTTTTTTATCTTCGCCCTGGTGATCAACCTGCTGCTCTATCACCAGATCGAGAAGATCGACGAGGTTTTCGATCGCAAACCCGGCAGCCTGATGAACTTCTTCTACAATTTCATCAAGGCGCGGGTACGGGTGTTTTACTTCTATTTCAAGCGCGTCATGGGCGGGCAGATCATCATTTCGGCGATCAACACCTGCATCTCGGCGGTCGTCATTTTCAGCCTCGCCCTGCCGCACCCGATCGTATTGTTGACCTTGGTCTTTTTCTTCGGGCTGTTTCCGGTGGTCGGTAATCTGGTTTCCAATACGATTTTAACGATCACCGCCTTTGTGACGATTGGCCTCTGGGGAGCTCTGGTCTGCCTGGGTCTCCTGGTGGGCATCCACAAGCTGGAATACTTCCTGAATTCCAAGATCATCGGCGAGATCGTCCACCTGCCGATGGTCATCACCCTGACGGCGCTGGTGGTCTGCGAGGTACTGCTGGGCATCATCGGCCTGATCCTGGCTATTCCGATCGTCCTCTTCATCCGCCACGAAATGGAACGCATTCCGGGAGTGCCGCCGATCACCCGGATAGATCCGCGTTGA
- a CDS encoding glycine cleavage system protein H, which produces MVFALVIATFLVAVAIDAFVIKRLVHKKAKELAKREAIDQYLAPQVEEAQDMLFHQGHTWVRVLRAVVEVGLDDFTSRLVGEITKIETPEAGTKLQKGKKAWTIHFGDRSLTQLAPITGRIIEVNQELLSDPKSLNDSPYKNAWIIKILPDALTSEVPDLYTPSRFYKWVDMQKARLVQESFPEMGMAYGDGATMINGAARSIDSEKWQQIAKKLFGTN; this is translated from the coding sequence ATGGTATTCGCATTGGTAATCGCGACGTTCCTGGTGGCAGTGGCGATCGACGCCTTTGTCATCAAACGGCTCGTTCATAAAAAGGCAAAGGAATTGGCGAAGCGGGAAGCTATCGACCAATACCTCGCTCCCCAGGTTGAAGAAGCGCAAGACATGTTGTTTCACCAAGGTCACACCTGGGTGCGGGTTCTGCGGGCGGTGGTGGAAGTCGGTTTGGACGATTTCACCAGCCGGTTGGTCGGCGAAATCACCAAAATCGAGACCCCGGAAGCGGGCACCAAGCTGCAGAAGGGCAAGAAAGCCTGGACGATCCATTTCGGCGACCGGAGCCTGACCCAGTTGGCGCCGATCACCGGACGGATCATCGAAGTGAACCAGGAACTGCTCAGCGACCCCAAGTCGCTCAACGACTCGCCCTACAAAAACGCCTGGATCATCAAAATCCTGCCGGACGCATTGACGAGCGAGGTTCCCGATCTGTACACTCCGTCGCGTTTCTACAAATGGGTCGATATGCAGAAAGCCCGGTTGGTACAGGAAAGCTTCCCGGAAATGGGCATGGCCTACGGCGACGGCGCGACGATGATCAACGGCGCGGCGCGGTCGATCGACTCCGAGAAGTGGCAGCAAATCGCGAAGAAATTATTCGGCACCAACTAG
- a CDS encoding glycine cleavage system protein H, whose translation MEYGVAFLFIGLFALYYRFMMKPEAAPAMALHKAVGQAMDRIRGLLAPEGLAYHRGHAWVKVEGPQMALAGIDDFASKLVGKIQSVKLPEVGAVLKQGEKAWSLQIDGKTVDMLSPLDGKVVAVNPAAAAALADDPYGKGWLVKLESPKLTASLKNLLTGSLAKVFTEQSLDALFSRAGGNLGAMAADGGTPVQGMAKNIDPQHWERIAKDFFLTND comes from the coding sequence ATGGAATACGGCGTGGCCTTCCTGTTCATCGGGCTGTTCGCGCTGTATTACCGCTTCATGATGAAGCCCGAGGCCGCGCCGGCCATGGCGCTGCATAAGGCCGTGGGGCAGGCGATGGATCGCATCCGCGGCTTGTTGGCTCCCGAGGGCCTGGCCTATCACCGCGGCCATGCGTGGGTGAAGGTCGAGGGTCCGCAAATGGCGCTGGCCGGCATCGACGACTTCGCCTCCAAGCTGGTCGGCAAAATCCAGAGTGTGAAGCTGCCGGAAGTCGGCGCGGTGCTCAAGCAGGGCGAGAAAGCCTGGTCCCTGCAGATCGACGGCAAGACGGTCGACATGCTCTCGCCGCTGGACGGCAAGGTCGTGGCGGTCAACCCGGCGGCCGCCGCCGCGCTCGCCGACGATCCGTACGGCAAGGGCTGGCTGGTCAAGCTGGAATCGCCCAAGCTGACGGCGAGCCTGAAAAACCTGCTGACCGGTTCGCTGGCCAAGGTCTTCACCGAACAGTCGCTTGACGCGCTGTTCTCGCGCGCCGGCGGCAACCTGGGCGCGATGGCCGCCGACGGCGGTACGCCGGTCCAGGGCATGGCGAAGAACATCGACCCGCAACACTGGGAGCGGATCGCGAAGGATTTCTTCCTGACGAACGATTAA
- a CDS encoding cytochrome c3 family protein: MKPFIQKLTPFLLLSSLLLLAAVVVAFAAETKPQATPDPAGFAPETVTIEGIKKLFGPVMFTHKAHLGYAGKCEECHHHATPGDYPACGQCHKKDEIKTKNDNQIGLKGAYHTQCMGCHKASGSGPLGCTDCHEKLKEPVAQPKPAAPAK; this comes from the coding sequence ATGAAACCATTCATCCAGAAATTGACGCCATTTTTGTTGTTAAGCAGCTTGCTGCTGCTCGCGGCGGTCGTGGTCGCCTTCGCGGCGGAGACCAAACCGCAAGCGACCCCCGACCCGGCCGGGTTTGCCCCGGAAACGGTGACCATTGAAGGCATTAAAAAATTATTCGGTCCGGTCATGTTCACGCATAAGGCCCACCTGGGCTATGCCGGCAAGTGCGAGGAGTGCCATCACCACGCGACGCCCGGCGATTATCCGGCCTGCGGGCAATGCCACAAAAAAGACGAGATCAAAACCAAAAACGACAACCAGATCGGCCTGAAGGGCGCCTACCATACGCAATGCATGGGCTGCCACAAGGCGTCAGGCAGCGGCCCGCTGGGTTGCACCGATTGCCATGAAAAGCTCAAGGAACCGGTAGCGCAACCCAAACCGGCCGCGCCGGCGAAATAA
- a CDS encoding 4Fe-4S dicluster domain-containing protein, whose translation MTISRRGFLKLMAGAGVAGAAATVGVSQPQAAEHEFYGNPDRFGVLFDSSRCIGCRSCEAACNATHDLPKPPAQPFDDPKVLNEKRRLDQSRFTLVNKFTKEETGGAETFVKIQCMHCDEPACFSACLAKAFTKTPEGPVVYNSKQCIGCRYCMQACPFYVPTYEYQNAFTPRVRKCTMCHERIIQGGIPACVETCPQEALIFGKRADLIKIARRRIDDEKAGYVDHIYGEQEVGGTCWMYITKTPFEKLQFRMDVGITPMPKLTYGYLATIPVLHTGLPILLAGFYVITKNMNLKKKEQGGHQ comes from the coding sequence ATGACTATCAGTCGCAGAGGTTTTTTGAAGCTCATGGCCGGAGCGGGCGTTGCCGGCGCGGCGGCCACGGTCGGCGTGTCCCAACCGCAAGCCGCCGAACATGAGTTTTACGGAAATCCGGACCGCTTCGGCGTGCTTTTCGACAGCAGTCGGTGCATCGGCTGCCGGAGCTGCGAAGCGGCCTGTAACGCCACCCACGATTTGCCTAAGCCGCCGGCGCAGCCGTTCGACGATCCGAAGGTGCTGAACGAAAAACGGCGGCTCGACCAGTCGCGGTTCACCCTGGTCAACAAATTCACCAAGGAAGAGACCGGGGGCGCGGAAACGTTCGTGAAGATCCAGTGCATGCACTGCGACGAGCCGGCCTGCTTCTCGGCCTGCCTGGCCAAGGCGTTTACCAAGACGCCGGAAGGTCCGGTGGTTTACAACTCGAAGCAATGCATCGGTTGCCGGTACTGCATGCAGGCCTGCCCGTTCTACGTGCCGACCTACGAGTACCAGAACGCCTTCACGCCGCGGGTCCGCAAGTGCACGATGTGCCACGAGCGGATCATCCAGGGCGGCATCCCGGCTTGCGTCGAGACCTGCCCGCAGGAAGCGTTGATCTTCGGCAAGCGCGCCGACCTGATCAAGATCGCGCGCCGGCGCATCGACGACGAAAAAGCCGGTTACGTCGACCACATCTACGGCGAGCAGGAAGTCGGCGGCACCTGCTGGATGTACATCACCAAGACGCCGTTCGAGAAACTGCAATTCCGAATGGACGTGGGCATCACCCCGATGCCGAAGCTCACTTACGGCTACCTGGCAACCATCCCGGTGCTGCACACGGGCCTGCCCATCCTGCTGGCCGGCTTCTACGTCATCACCAAGAACATGAACCTGAAAAAGAAGGAACAGGGAGGTCACCAATGA